The following proteins are co-located in the Selenihalanaerobacter shriftii genome:
- the rplM gene encoding 50S ribosomal protein L13, producing the protein MTTYMANPNKIERNWLIVDAEGKTLGRLASEIATVLRGKHKPIYTPNVDTGDYVIVVNAEKIKLTGKKLQQKMYHKHSGYPGGLKSMTYDELLSKHPERVMKLAVKGMLPKNKLGRKMLKKLKIYAGSEHPHEAQEPKELDI; encoded by the coding sequence ATGACTACTTATATGGCAAATCCTAATAAAATAGAAAGAAACTGGCTTATAGTGGACGCTGAAGGTAAGACTTTAGGTAGATTAGCTAGTGAGATTGCAACAGTTTTAAGAGGAAAACATAAGCCAATCTATACACCAAATGTTGACACAGGTGATTATGTAATTGTTGTTAATGCTGAGAAGATTAAATTAACAGGTAAGAAGCTGCAACAGAAGATGTATCATAAGCATTCTGGGTATCCTGGTGGATTAAAGTCAATGACTTATGATGAGTTATTATCTAAACATCCTGAGAGAGTAATGAAATTGGCAGTTAAAGGTATGTTACCTAAAAATAAATTAGGTCGTAAAATGCTTAAGAAGCTAAAGATTTATGCTGGTTCTGAGCATCCTCATGAAGCTCAAGAGCCAAAAGAATTAGATATATAA
- the rpsI gene encoding 30S ribosomal protein S9 has protein sequence MAEVDYLGTGRRKHSSARVRLRPGTGEIIVNEKSIDEYFNRRTLIKLIEQPLEITETVGEFDIIVNVEGGGLSGQAGAVCHGIARALLEVEDNYRTPLKKAGLLTRDPRMKERKKYGRKKARKSTQFSKR, from the coding sequence ATGGCAGAGGTTGATTACTTAGGAACTGGTAGAAGAAAGCATTCTTCAGCTAGAGTAAGATTACGTCCAGGGACTGGTGAGATTATAGTAAATGAGAAGTCAATAGATGAATATTTTAATCGTAGAACTTTAATAAAATTGATTGAACAGCCTTTAGAAATTACAGAGACTGTTGGTGAATTTGATATCATAGTTAATGTAGAAGGTGGAGGATTATCTGGACAGGCAGGAGCAGTTTGTCACGGTATTGCTCGGGCTTTATTAGAAGTTGAGGATAACTATCGTACACCTTTAAAGAAAGCAGGACTTCTAACTAGAGATCCAAGAATGAAAGAACGTAAAAAGTATGGTCGTAAAAAAGCACGAAAGTCAACTCAGTTCTCAAAAAGATAA